The proteins below come from a single Oerskovia jenensis genomic window:
- the nuoF gene encoding NADH-quinone oxidoreductase subunit NuoF, whose translation MDPLTPILSETWDADRSWTLDAYVAGGGWEGLAKALAQPPADVVQVVKDSGLRGRGGAGFPTGMKWGFLPAPDGGPRYLVVNADESEPGTCKDIPLMLASPQLLIEGVAITSYAIGCDHAFIYVRGEVLHVYRRLLRAVEEAYAAGYLGKNIRGSGFDLDVTVHAGAGAYICGEETALLDSLEGLRGQPRLKPPFPAVAGLYARPTVVNNVESVASVPAIVTQGADWFRSMGTERSSGHGLFSLSGHVVRPGQYEAPLGITLRELLDMAGGVRGGNRLKFWTPGGSSTPLFTDAHLDTPLDYESVAAAGSMLGTRALQIFDETTCVVRAVSRWMDFYAHESCGKCTPCREGTYWLKQILRRIETGTGTEGDLDVLLDTCDNILGRAFCALGDGATSPVTSSIALFREEYEAHITGRGCPFDPSAAALFDYTPRRVPQALTAGAH comes from the coding sequence ATCGACCCGCTGACCCCGATCCTCAGCGAGACCTGGGACGCGGACCGCTCCTGGACCCTCGACGCGTACGTCGCCGGCGGCGGCTGGGAGGGTCTCGCGAAGGCCCTCGCGCAGCCGCCCGCGGACGTCGTGCAGGTCGTCAAGGACTCCGGCCTGCGCGGCCGCGGCGGCGCAGGGTTCCCCACGGGCATGAAGTGGGGCTTCCTGCCCGCGCCCGACGGCGGACCCCGCTACCTCGTCGTCAACGCCGACGAGTCCGAGCCGGGCACGTGCAAGGACATCCCGCTCATGCTCGCGAGCCCCCAGCTCCTGATCGAGGGCGTGGCCATCACGTCCTACGCGATCGGCTGCGACCACGCGTTCATCTACGTACGGGGCGAGGTCCTGCACGTGTACCGCCGCCTGCTGCGGGCCGTCGAGGAGGCGTACGCGGCCGGGTACCTGGGCAAGAACATCCGGGGATCGGGCTTCGACCTCGACGTCACGGTCCACGCGGGCGCGGGGGCGTACATCTGCGGCGAGGAGACCGCGCTGCTCGACTCGCTCGAGGGCCTGCGCGGCCAGCCGCGACTCAAGCCCCCGTTCCCCGCGGTCGCGGGCCTGTACGCGCGGCCCACCGTGGTCAACAACGTCGAGTCGGTCGCGAGCGTCCCGGCGATCGTCACCCAGGGCGCCGACTGGTTCAGGTCCATGGGCACCGAGCGCTCGTCGGGCCACGGTCTGTTCTCGCTGTCGGGCCACGTGGTGCGCCCCGGACAGTACGAGGCCCCGCTCGGCATCACGCTGCGCGAGCTCCTCGACATGGCCGGCGGGGTCCGCGGCGGCAACCGCCTGAAGTTCTGGACGCCCGGCGGGTCCTCGACGCCCCTGTTCACCGACGCGCACCTCGACACCCCGCTCGACTACGAGTCGGTCGCGGCGGCGGGCTCCATGCTGGGCACGCGCGCGCTGCAGATCTTCGACGAGACGACGTGCGTGGTGCGGGCCGTGAGCCGGTGGATGGACTTCTACGCGCACGAGTCGTGCGGCAAGTGCACGCCGTGCCGGGAGGGCACGTACTGGCTCAAGCAGATCCTGCGGCGCATCGAGACCGGCACGGGCACCGAGGGCGACCTCGACGTCCTGCTCGACACGTGCGACAACATCCTCGGCCGCGCATTCTGCGCGCTCGGCGACGGCGCCACCTCGCCCGTCACGAGCAGCATCGCGCTGTTCCGTGAGGAGTACGAGGCGCACATCACCGGGCGCGGCTGCCCGTTCGACCCCTCGGCCGCCGCGCTGTTCGACTACACGCCCCGGCGTGTCCCGCAGGCCCTGACGGCAGGAGCGCACTGA
- the nuoE gene encoding NADH-quinone oxidoreductase subunit NuoE, which produces MTLEARRSGYDEATYARLATDTAAIIARYPEKRSALLPMLHLVQSQDGYVSRDGIAFCAEQLGITAAEVSAVATFYTQYKRHPNGTYTVGVCTNTLCAIMGGDEIFDELSEHLGVGHDETTEDGAITLERVECNAACDYAPVVMVNWEFFDNQTPAGATQLADRLRAGEDVAPTRGAASVCTFKQMSRVLAGFSDGRADEGVGAGGPTLAGLRLAREHDWTAPGGPAPEQADEPATDTGAAAAAGASAVGQEQSSAERKPTTPADATGATPDASKGKQP; this is translated from the coding sequence ATGACGCTCGAGGCCAGAAGGTCCGGATACGACGAGGCGACGTACGCGCGCCTCGCCACGGACACCGCGGCGATCATCGCCCGGTACCCGGAGAAGAGGTCGGCGCTGCTGCCCATGCTGCACCTGGTGCAGTCGCAGGACGGCTACGTCTCGCGCGACGGCATCGCGTTCTGCGCCGAGCAGCTCGGCATCACTGCCGCCGAGGTGTCGGCCGTCGCGACCTTCTACACGCAGTACAAGCGCCACCCCAACGGCACCTACACCGTGGGCGTGTGCACCAACACGCTGTGCGCGATCATGGGCGGCGACGAGATCTTCGACGAGCTCTCGGAGCACCTGGGCGTCGGGCACGACGAGACGACCGAGGACGGGGCGATCACCCTCGAGCGGGTCGAGTGCAACGCGGCGTGCGACTACGCGCCGGTCGTGATGGTCAACTGGGAGTTCTTCGACAACCAGACCCCCGCGGGCGCCACGCAGCTCGCCGACCGCCTGCGGGCAGGAGAGGACGTCGCCCCCACGCGCGGCGCGGCCTCGGTCTGCACGTTCAAGCAGATGAGCCGCGTGCTCGCCGGGTTCTCGGACGGCCGCGCCGACGAGGGCGTCGGGGCCGGTGGCCCCACGCTCGCGGGGCTCCGTCTGGCCCGAGAGCACGACTGGACGGCGCCGGGCGGTCCCGCCCCCGAGCAGGCCGACGAGCCGGCCACGGACACGGGTGCGGCGGCCGCGGCGGGCGCCTCCGCCGTCGGGCAGGAGCAGTCCAGCGCCGAGCGCAAGCCCACCACGCCCGCCGATGCCACGGGCGCCACTCCCGACGCCTCGAAGGGGAAGCAGCCGTGA
- a CDS encoding NADH-quinone oxidoreductase subunit D: MSTSTPHATKAPYGDFDPSIPSYEAAGGDWADIAAEATQLGEERIVVNMGPQHPSTHGVLRLMLEIDGETVTEARCGVGYLHTGIEKNMEYRTWTQGVTFCTRMDYLAPLFQETAYCLAVEKLLGITDDVPERASIIRVLMMELNRIASHLVCLGTGGNEMGATTVMTISFTAREEILRVFEAVTGLRMNHAYVRPGGVAQDVPPDVVAQIRKADPVIRGYLGQLGDLMLANPIFKARLQGVGHLNLSGCMALAITGPVLRSTGLPYDVRKAAPYCGYETYDFDVPTSDEADCYSRVVLRLEECYQSLRIVEQCLERLEATAGQPVMVADKKIAWPAQLAVGADGQGNSLDHIREIMGTSMEALIHHFKLVTEGFRVPVGQVFQSVEHPRGELGVHLVSDGGTRPYRAHFRDPSFNNLQAVAVMCEGGQVADVVVAVASLDPVLGGVDR; encoded by the coding sequence GTGAGCACTTCCACCCCCCACGCCACGAAGGCGCCGTACGGGGACTTCGACCCGAGCATCCCCAGCTACGAGGCTGCGGGCGGCGACTGGGCGGACATCGCCGCCGAGGCCACCCAGCTCGGCGAGGAGCGCATCGTCGTCAACATGGGCCCCCAGCACCCGTCCACGCACGGGGTGCTGCGGCTCATGCTCGAGATCGACGGCGAGACGGTCACGGAGGCCCGCTGCGGCGTCGGCTACCTGCACACGGGCATCGAGAAGAACATGGAGTACCGGACGTGGACCCAGGGGGTCACGTTCTGCACCCGCATGGACTACCTCGCCCCGCTGTTCCAGGAGACCGCGTACTGTCTCGCGGTCGAGAAGCTCCTCGGGATCACGGACGACGTGCCCGAGCGTGCGAGCATCATCCGCGTCCTGATGATGGAGCTCAACCGGATCGCGTCGCACCTGGTCTGCCTCGGCACGGGGGGCAACGAGATGGGCGCCACGACCGTCATGACCATCTCGTTCACGGCGCGCGAGGAGATCCTGCGGGTCTTCGAGGCCGTCACGGGGCTGCGCATGAACCACGCGTACGTGCGCCCGGGCGGCGTGGCCCAGGACGTCCCGCCGGACGTCGTGGCCCAGATCCGCAAGGCCGACCCGGTGATCCGCGGCTACCTCGGCCAGCTCGGCGACCTCATGCTCGCCAACCCCATCTTCAAGGCCCGGCTCCAGGGGGTCGGGCACCTCAACCTCTCGGGCTGCATGGCGCTCGCGATCACGGGCCCGGTGCTGCGCTCGACGGGCCTGCCGTACGACGTGCGCAAGGCCGCCCCGTACTGCGGCTACGAGACGTACGACTTCGACGTCCCGACCTCGGACGAGGCCGACTGCTACTCGCGCGTCGTGCTGCGCCTCGAGGAGTGCTACCAGTCGCTGCGGATCGTCGAGCAGTGCCTCGAGCGCCTCGAGGCCACGGCGGGGCAGCCCGTCATGGTCGCCGACAAGAAGATCGCGTGGCCTGCGCAGCTCGCGGTCGGCGCGGACGGCCAGGGCAACTCGCTCGACCACATCCGCGAGATCATGGGCACCTCGATGGAGGCCCTGATCCACCACTTCAAGCTGGTGACCGAGGGCTTCCGGGTCCCGGTCGGCCAGGTGTTCCAGTCGGTCGAGCACCCGCGCGGCGAGCTGGGCGTGCACCTGGTGTCCGACGGCGGCACGCGCCCCTACCGGGCCCACTTCCGTGATCCTTCGTTCAACAACCTGCAGGCGGTCGCCGTGATGTGCGAGGGCGGCCAGGTCGCCGACGTCGTCGTCGCGGTCGCCTCGCTCGACCCGGTGCTGGGAGGGGTGGACCGATGA
- a CDS encoding NADH-quinone oxidoreductase subunit C codes for MPGEELVAGPEAGGREPLEVVEVRTGMFGAHGSGDTSGYGGLVRPVVLPGPSARPYGGWFDEVVDVLAEVLAEAGVRFEDAVEQVVVDPPGRHAELTLHVRRDHVVTVARALRDEQDLRFELSMGVSGVHYPHDVGRELHAVYHLTSVTHGRSLRLEVSVPDADPHIPSSTSVYPSNDWHERETWDFFGIVFDGHPALARIEMPDDWPGHPQRKDYPLGGIPVEYKGATVPPPDQRRSYS; via the coding sequence GTGCCCGGCGAGGAGCTCGTGGCGGGGCCCGAGGCCGGCGGCCGCGAGCCGCTCGAGGTCGTCGAGGTCCGCACGGGCATGTTCGGTGCCCACGGGTCGGGGGACACCTCGGGCTACGGCGGGCTGGTCCGCCCCGTGGTCCTGCCCGGGCCGAGCGCACGCCCGTACGGAGGGTGGTTCGACGAGGTCGTCGACGTCCTGGCGGAGGTGCTCGCCGAGGCCGGGGTGCGCTTCGAGGACGCGGTCGAGCAGGTCGTCGTCGACCCCCCGGGGCGTCACGCCGAGCTCACCCTGCACGTGCGCCGCGACCACGTCGTGACGGTCGCCCGCGCGCTGCGCGACGAGCAGGACCTGCGCTTCGAGCTGAGCATGGGCGTGAGCGGCGTGCACTACCCGCACGACGTGGGCCGCGAGCTGCACGCCGTGTACCACCTGACGTCGGTGACCCACGGGCGCAGCCTGCGCCTCGAGGTCTCCGTCCCGGACGCGGACCCGCACATCCCCTCGAGCACGTCGGTGTACCCGTCCAACGACTGGCACGAGCGCGAGACGTGGGACTTCTTCGGGATCGTGTTCGACGGCCACCCGGCCCTCGCCCGCATCGAGATGCCCGACGACTGGCCCGGACACCCGCAGCGCAAGGACTACCCGCTCGGCGGCATCCCGGTCGAGTACAAGGGCGCCACGGTGCCCCCGCCGGACCAGAGGAGGTCGTACTCGTGA
- a CDS encoding NuoB/complex I 20 kDa subunit family protein: MGIEEAPSGFLLTSVENLAGYFRKASLWPVTFGLACCAIEMMAAGASRYDLSRFGMEVFRASPRQADLMIVAGRVSQKMAPVVRQVYDQMSEPKWVLSMGVCASSGGMFNNYAIVQGVDHIVPVDIYLPGCPPRPEMLINAILALHEQIQNEPLGVNRREAAKAAEAAALEATPTFQMKGLLR; this comes from the coding sequence ATGGGGATCGAAGAGGCTCCCTCGGGCTTCTTGCTCACGAGCGTGGAGAACCTCGCGGGGTACTTCCGCAAGGCGTCGCTGTGGCCGGTGACGTTCGGCCTGGCGTGCTGCGCCATCGAGATGATGGCGGCCGGCGCGTCGCGCTACGACCTGTCGCGCTTCGGCATGGAGGTCTTCCGTGCCTCGCCGCGCCAGGCCGACCTGATGATCGTCGCGGGTCGCGTGAGCCAGAAGATGGCGCCCGTGGTGCGCCAGGTCTACGACCAGATGTCCGAGCCCAAGTGGGTGCTGTCGATGGGCGTGTGCGCGTCGAGCGGCGGCATGTTCAACAACTACGCGATCGTCCAGGGCGTCGACCACATCGTGCCGGTCGACATCTACCTGCCCGGCTGCCCGCCGCGCCCGGAGATGCTCATCAACGCGATCCTCGCGCTGCACGAGCAGATCCAGAACGAGCCGCTCGGCGTGAACCGGCGCGAGGCGGCAAAGGCCGCCGAGGCCGCGGCGCTCGAAGCGACCCCGACGTTCCAGATGAAGGGACTGCTGCGGTGA
- a CDS encoding NADH-quinone oxidoreductase subunit A — protein MTNPYVPVLVLMGIGAVLALGGVAASAVIGPKRYNRAKLDAYECGIEPTPHAIGGGRFPIKYYLVAMTFIIFDIEVVFLYPWAVDFTVLATFGLVAMLSFLALITVPFVYEWRRGGFEWD, from the coding sequence ATGACCAACCCGTACGTGCCCGTCCTCGTCCTGATGGGCATCGGTGCCGTCCTCGCTCTCGGCGGAGTCGCCGCGAGCGCCGTGATCGGCCCCAAGAGGTACAACCGCGCCAAGCTCGACGCGTACGAGTGCGGCATCGAGCCCACCCCGCACGCGATCGGGGGCGGGCGCTTCCCGATCAAGTACTACCTCGTCGCGATGACCTTCATCATCTTCGACATCGAGGTGGTCTTCCTCTACCCGTGGGCGGTGGACTTCACGGTCCTGGCCACCTTCGGGCTCGTCGCCATGCTGAGCTTCCTCGCCCTGATCACCGTGCCGTTCGTCTACGAATGGCGCCGTGGCGGGTTCGAGTGGGACTAG
- a CDS encoding geranylgeranyl reductase family protein, with protein sequence MRERTDDADVIVVGAGPAGATAAHYCAAAGLNVLLLEKASFPRDKICGDGLTPRAVGELVRMGVSTRAEDGWIRNKGLRVVASGRQWELPWPELKAYPSYGLARSRMNLDQTLAEHAQRTGAKLLERTNVTGPLLDERTGRVVGVTARPLDENGRRAGDEYELRAPVVIAADGVSARFALALGLEKRQDRPMGVAVRTYFKTPRHDDAWMESHLELWDGPAGRSNLLPGYGWIFALGDGTANVGLGSVNSTPARQSAANVDYKDLFARWMANAPQEWEFTPENQVGPVRGAALPMGFNRKPLYSRGVVLVGDSGGMVSPFNGEGIAYAMQAARVAADVVAQSRARSTDAARERTLATYPEIMRRDLGGYYTLGRYFVRLIEHPEIMRLCTKYGLPRPLVMRFVLKLLSDCYEPRGGDVVDRVIAGLTRVVPSA encoded by the coding sequence GTGCGTGAGCGGACCGACGACGCGGACGTCATCGTCGTGGGCGCGGGCCCTGCCGGGGCCACCGCGGCCCACTACTGCGCCGCCGCCGGACTGAACGTCCTCCTCCTCGAGAAGGCCTCGTTCCCCCGGGACAAGATCTGTGGCGACGGCCTCACCCCCCGCGCCGTGGGCGAGCTCGTCCGCATGGGCGTGTCCACCCGGGCCGAGGACGGCTGGATCCGCAACAAGGGTCTGCGCGTCGTGGCGAGCGGCCGCCAGTGGGAGCTGCCCTGGCCCGAGCTCAAGGCGTACCCCTCCTACGGGCTCGCCCGCTCCCGCATGAACCTCGACCAGACGCTCGCCGAGCACGCCCAGCGCACCGGGGCCAAGCTCCTCGAACGCACCAACGTGACCGGGCCGCTCCTCGACGAGCGCACCGGCCGGGTCGTGGGCGTCACGGCTCGCCCGCTCGACGAGAACGGTCGCCGCGCAGGCGACGAGTACGAGCTGCGCGCCCCGGTCGTCATCGCCGCCGACGGCGTCTCGGCGCGCTTCGCGCTCGCGCTCGGCCTCGAGAAGCGCCAGGACCGCCCCATGGGGGTCGCGGTCCGCACCTACTTCAAGACCCCACGCCACGACGACGCCTGGATGGAGTCGCACCTCGAGCTGTGGGACGGGCCCGCCGGCAGGTCGAACCTGCTGCCCGGCTACGGCTGGATCTTCGCCCTCGGCGACGGCACCGCGAACGTGGGCCTCGGCTCGGTCAACTCGACCCCGGCCCGGCAGTCCGCCGCGAACGTCGACTACAAGGACCTGTTCGCCAGGTGGATGGCCAACGCTCCGCAGGAGTGGGAGTTCACCCCGGAGAACCAGGTGGGCCCCGTGCGCGGCGCAGCACTGCCCATGGGCTTCAACCGCAAGCCCCTCTACTCGCGCGGCGTCGTCCTCGTGGGGGACTCGGGCGGCATGGTCAGCCCTTTCAACGGCGAGGGCATCGCGTACGCCATGCAGGCCGCGCGCGTCGCGGCCGACGTCGTCGCCCAGTCCCGGGCCCGCAGCACCGACGCAGCCCGCGAGCGCACGCTCGCGACGTACCCCGAGATCATGCGCCGCGACCTGGGCGGGTACTACACGCTCGGCCGGTACTTCGTGCGGCTCATCGAGCACCCCGAGATCATGCGGCTGTGCACGAAGTACGGGCTGCCTCGACCGCTCGTCATGCGCTTCGTCCTCAAGCTGCTGTCCGACTGTTACGAACCCCGTGGTGGCGACGTCGTCGACCGGGTCATCGCAGGCCTGACGAGGGTGGTGCCATCGGCATGA
- a CDS encoding demethylmenaquinone methyltransferase, which yields MSRASLDKKPTEVASMFDGIARRYDLTNDLISLGQDRRWRKHTVDAVAALPGERVLDLAAGTGTSSEPFADEGVEVVPCDFSVGMLQVGKRRRPDMPFVAGDATALPFADASFDAVTISFGLRNVVDTSAALREMLRVTRPGGRIVICEFSEPTWKPFRVLYTDVFMKLLPVVAGAVTKEKGSYEYLVESIKTWPTQPELAHLMLDAGWEGAAYRNLSGGLVALHRAVRPA from the coding sequence ATGTCGCGAGCCAGCCTGGACAAGAAGCCCACCGAGGTCGCCTCCATGTTCGACGGGATCGCCCGTCGTTACGACCTCACGAACGACCTCATCTCCCTGGGGCAGGACCGCAGGTGGCGCAAGCACACGGTCGACGCCGTCGCGGCCCTCCCGGGCGAGCGCGTCCTGGACCTCGCGGCCGGCACGGGGACGTCGAGCGAGCCGTTCGCGGACGAGGGCGTCGAGGTCGTGCCCTGTGACTTCTCGGTGGGCATGCTCCAGGTCGGCAAGCGCCGCCGCCCCGACATGCCCTTCGTCGCGGGGGACGCCACCGCGCTGCCCTTCGCCGACGCGTCGTTCGACGCGGTGACCATCTCGTTCGGGCTGCGCAACGTCGTGGACACGAGCGCCGCGCTGCGCGAGATGCTGCGCGTGACACGCCCGGGCGGGCGCATCGTGATCTGCGAGTTCTCCGAGCCGACGTGGAAGCCGTTCCGCGTGCTCTACACCGACGTCTTCATGAAGCTCCTGCCCGTCGTGGCCGGGGCCGTGACCAAGGAGAAGGGCTCGTACGAGTACCTCGTCGAGTCCATCAAGACGTGGCCCACGCAGCCCGAGCTCGCGCACCTCATGCTCGACGCCGGGTGGGAGGGGGCCGCCTACCGGAACCTCTCGGGCGGCCTCGTCGCGCTGCACCGCGCGGTCCGACCGGCCTGA